The Chelmon rostratus isolate fCheRos1 chromosome 9, fCheRos1.pri, whole genome shotgun sequence sequence CTGACTACTTAATGGCTTATTTACGCAGAGTATTTTGTTAATATCACGAGCTCATCATACATGAGTAAAAGTATTTATGGGGATAATATTTGTAATGATGTGGTAGCTGTccctctggagctgctgtgtgggtGAGTGTTCCTGTGAAGATGAGCTGTGGTAGCAGTTTCACTGGCTCAGAAGAGGCTTCCAGTGAGGGCTTTTTTGGGGGCGGAAGTTTTGTCCACTCAGCAGTGTGACTTCCCATTTCGGTCCTGTGTTGTCTCCGCGTCCCCTGCGCTCAGTGCGCAGCGTCCCCGCGGCGGTGCCACGGACTCCAGCGCGACTTCCAGCCGAAAGTGACTTCTCAGTGGGTGTTTAATGTGACAGGGACGAAGAGGGCGACGggctgagaggagctgctgctgctgctggagcgtGGAACTAGTGGGATCAGCAGCCTGATACCAGCGCGCCTCCGGGATCCCGCTGGGGTGAGTGTCCGCGGTGTCACAGTTACAGGACTCTTTTTCATACATGcgtgttttatatgtgtgtgtgtgtgtgacacatgtCGACCAGGGACAACGTTGCTTTACGTGTGGAAGCTCATATAGAGAACAGAAGCGGTCAAACAGTTAATTAATCGTCTCATTAACCAGCAGTGGTGCAAAGTAACaagtgcttttactttaaatactgCGCTGAAGTCccattttgaggtacttgtacttttcatgagtatttccatttaatgctactttatGTTTCTGCTCCACCACAACTCAACGGGAAATATTCCACTTTTCTCTCCACTATGTTTACTACTAAAAACTTTTCAGCCTAATGATGTTCTGACAAATATGATCACTAGAAAATAGAGAATGGTGTACTATGGTGGATTAAGATGACACTTTGTTGATCACTGGTGAAGTTCACAAGCTACGAGGCAAGAATAAGCCCCgccttcaccagctgcaacgAGTAATGTACATATGAATACATAAGTAATTCAAATTCAATAATGTCATATTCTTTTTTCTGAAATGCAGCATTCTGCATGATAAATACTTTTTataacacagagaaaagcagcaaatcctcacagaATATAAGCAGAAcgagaagctggaagcagagaaagttgatgtttttgtttgaaagaCACGGctgcacattcattttctgacatgttttaaatgttgtattttccttataaataatgtaaaagtCTTCTTCCTTTGAAGGTCTGGTCATCTGGTGGCTTGAGAGCGCCACGCTGAGTGCTGCACACCATCATGGAAACGGTCATCAGTGGCCCGGCCATCTCGGTCTTCAATTCTAGCTGCCGCTTCAATGAGGAGTTCAAGTACATCCTGCTGCCTGTGTCATACGGTCTGGTGTTCGTGTTCGGCTTCATGCTCAACGCCACAGCTTTGTGGCTGTTCCTCAAGATGCGCCCGTGGAACCCCAGCACGGTGTACATGTTCCACCTCGCCCTGTCCGACTTCCTGTACGTCCTCTCCCTGCCCACTCTCATCTACTACTACGCCAACCGCAGCCACTGGCCCTTCGGAGTGGCCGCCTGCAAAATAGTGCGCTTCCTCTTCTACGCCAACCTCTACtgcagcatcctcctcctcacctgcatcAGCGTGCACCGCTATCTGGGCATCTGCCACCCCATCAAGGCTCTGACCTTGGTGAAGTCCCGCCACGCCCATATGGTGTGCGGCATGGTGTGGGGTGTGGTGACCCTGTGCCTGGTGCCCAACCTCATCTTCGTCACCACCTCCAGGAGGGACAATGACACCCTGTGCCATGACACAACCAACCAGGAGTCCTTTGAGCAGTATGTGGACTACagctctgttgtcatggtgcTCCTGTTCGGCATCCCCTTCCTGGTCATTATGGTGTGTTACTGCTTGATGGCGCGGACCCTCTGCAGGCCCAGACGAGGATTATCGTCCAGCCGGCAGGGCGCCGCCTCGCGTCAGAAGTCCATCAAGCTCATCATCgtggtgttggtggtgtttGCTGTGAGCTTCGTCCCGTTTCACATCACCCGGACCCTCTATTACACCTCCCGTGTGTTAAATCTCAACTGTGACTTCCTCAACATCGTCAACTTCACTTACAAGATCACCAGGCCGCTGGCGAGCGTCAACAGCTGCATCGACCCAATTCTGTACTTCCTGGCTGGGGATCACTACCGGTCCAAACTGATTTCTGTCCTGCCGGGAAAAAGAGAGGTGACAAGCAGCCAAACACCTGAGCAGGCACAAACTCAGCGGAACGATAACCGCGGCATCTCTCTGGTCCATAAGAACTCAGCCCTTAAAGCCGGTGGAGAGACCGAGAGGTAGTCGGGAATCTAAAGCATCAAGTATTAAAGGATTCTGATCCAGGCCAAGCTAACGTTTCAAAGCTAACATGCAGAAGCACCTGTTTGGTCTTTCCTATTTTGCACTAAGAGATTTGGAAGAGAATCATTTTACTGCAACATTTACTCACAAAACACGCTTTCACTCCACCAAGTCACTGTTTAACGGGATTCAGGATACTTTTCAATTCCTCTCATTTTTCTTAGTTTGCTCTGTTTCTAAGATGAAGTACGAGTTGGTCTTCACTGCACAAAGCTCAATTTATAACAGACTGAGTTAATGCTGCTGACTGTTCTTCTTTGTGGGGGAAATGGTGTCTATGCAGGAGAAACTTTCAAATGATGGTAACAAAAATGGAGGCCTTTTGGCATCATTGGTCACAGGTgcattaaaattattttaaaaactatTCAGTCAGTGAAACATTTGGTCTGAATATTAAAGTTCATATCAGCCCAGAGTTGACAGTCCGGTGTTGCTTCAGAAATTAGCGAGTTATGAGGCAATCGTCCCTGTTTTATCAACAGTGTCTGCCTGTTACCCAGAAACCAGCGCAGCTCCTGattccagctgtttttgtcCTTCAGCGCTCACAGCTGTCTTTTGCTCGACAGTGGAGAAAAAGGCAGAGGCTGATCTGGACCAGAAGTATCTTTTCAAACCACCCACGCCTCATTAGTGGGGTAAGGGATTTTCCTTTATAGCCGTTACCTTCGG is a genomic window containing:
- the p2ry4 gene encoding P2Y purinoceptor 4 translates to METVISGPAISVFNSSCRFNEEFKYILLPVSYGLVFVFGFMLNATALWLFLKMRPWNPSTVYMFHLALSDFLYVLSLPTLIYYYANRSHWPFGVAACKIVRFLFYANLYCSILLLTCISVHRYLGICHPIKALTLVKSRHAHMVCGMVWGVVTLCLVPNLIFVTTSRRDNDTLCHDTTNQESFEQYVDYSSVVMVLLFGIPFLVIMVCYCLMARTLCRPRRGLSSSRQGAASRQKSIKLIIVVLVVFAVSFVPFHITRTLYYTSRVLNLNCDFLNIVNFTYKITRPLASVNSCIDPILYFLAGDHYRSKLISVLPGKREVTSSQTPEQAQTQRNDNRGISLVHKNSALKAGGETER